The Pyrus communis chromosome 5, drPyrComm1.1, whole genome shotgun sequence region TCAGACGCGAGTTTACAACATCGTCTTATATTTCTCATTTTTGTATAAGACAATGGGTTGTCCAAATGGGATTTTCttgatttgcatttttctttgtGTTTCATCCATCCCATCCATTTTTGTGAATGCTTCTTTTGTTCGTCAAGATAGTTTTTTCATTGATTGTGGGGGAAGCAAGGCATTGAGGGTTGAGGATGGCAGGATTTTTGAGCCTGATTCTGGAAACCCAAATTTGATTTTATCTTCCCAAAGCCACATTGCAGTTTCAGATCTTGAATCCAATCCGTCAAACCATTCAATATCTCTCTACAATTCTGCCCAAGTTTTTAAAGAGACTTCATTTTATACCATTCACACCAAGCAGATTGGCCGCTATTGGCTCAGATTGCATTTTTATCCTTTCGAAAATccgaaattcaatttgaaatctGCAGTGTTTTCGGTTATGGTCAATGGGATTACACTGCTTCATGGGTTTTCTTTCGCAAAAGGAGGCAAAATCTCTCAACTTGTGAAGGAATATGTGTTTGAAGTGAGTGGAAAGGGTTCTGGAAAATCGTTGGTGCTGAGATTGTCACCTTGGAATAACTCAGTTGCATTCATCAATGGAATAGAAGTTGTTTCGGTGCCGAATGGACAGTTTTCTAGCTCCCAAGTAATGTCTGTTCCTTTGGGAAAACCTCTAGTTGATGTTCCTAAAGATGCCGCTCTTGAGACATCATATCGGATAAACATGGGAGGCCAGCACATAAGTAGCCCCAAGAATGACACAATGTGGAGGACATGGGAGCCTGATCATGCTTTTCTTCTCAACGCTGCAGCGGCACGAACCATCAGAGCTGATCCCGGATCCATCAACTACCCTGATGGAGTTTCACTCGACATTGCACCCAATTGGGTTTATGCCACAGCTCAAGAAATGGCAGATGCAAAGGTCAGCAATCAGAAGTTCAACATATCATGGGCATTCGAAGTCGAAAAGGGCTTCAGTTATCTGATCAGATTGCATTTTTGCGACATTGTGAGTGTGGCTCTCAACCGTTTAATCTTCAATGTGTATATCAACAACCAATCTGCTTTAGACTCTTTTGATATCTCAAGCCGGACAAAGAAATTATCATCAGCTTATTTCGTAGATTTTGTGACGAATGTATCCATGCACGAAAATCGGATTTTGGTTCAAGTAGGCCCTCCTATGCTGAGGGATCTCCCTTCAAATGCAATTTTGAATGGATTGGAGATTATGAAAATGAGCGATCACAGAGACAGCCTTGATGGGAACCTTCCGGCGAATAACAATGCAGGTTTGAAATCTGGGGCTGGCAAGAAAAAGTGGATGCTGCTGGCAATTTGTGCTTCTTCATCAGGATTTGTAATTTTGGTGCTCATATCAGCTGCTTTCTTTCTGTACTGGCGGCAAATCCATCAGAGGAAGCTAAGGCCTCAGTGCTCTGCCTGGTTGTCTTTTCCTAGCCATGCGGGGAATTCCGATTCAAAAGTTTCCGTTGGCAGTTATGATTATTCCACAGCACATTCACCTGGTTTACGCCGGATTCTAGCATTCACGGAGATTCGCGAAGCAACAAGGAATTTTGACAAGAGCTTGGTCTTGGGAGTGGGGGGATTCGGCATGGTTTACAAGGGAGTGCTAGAAAATGGGAACGTGGTTGCTGTAAAGCGTGGAAACCCGCGTTCCAAACAAGGCCTTACAGAATTCAGGACAGAAATCGACATGCTGTCAAAGCTCAGGCACAGGCATTTGGTTTCTCTGATAGGCTACTGCGAAGAGCTCAACGAAATGATCCTTGTTTACGAGTACATGGCCAAAGGTCCTCTTCGAAAGCACTTGTATGGTTCGAATCTTCCTCCGCTTACTTGGAAACAAAGGCTTGAAATCTGCATTGGAGCAGCAAAGGGCCTGCATTACCTTCACAATGGGGCAGCAGAGAGCATAATTCACCGCGACGTTAAGACAACAAACATACTTCTTGATGAAACCCTCACTGCGAAAGTGGCTGATTTTGGATTGTCAAAGTTAGGCCCTACTTTGGATCAAACACATGTGAGCACTGCAGTGAAGGGGAGCTTTGGATATCTTGATCCAGATTACTATCGCCGGCAGCAGCTAACGGAGAAGTCAGATGTGTACTCTTTCGGAGTAGTTTTATTAGAAGT contains the following coding sequences:
- the LOC137735528 gene encoding receptor-like protein kinase THESEUS 1, which produces MGCPNGIFLICIFLCVSSIPSIFVNASFVRQDSFFIDCGGSKALRVEDGRIFEPDSGNPNLILSSQSHIAVSDLESNPSNHSISLYNSAQVFKETSFYTIHTKQIGRYWLRLHFYPFENPKFNLKSAVFSVMVNGITLLHGFSFAKGGKISQLVKEYVFEVSGKGSGKSLVLRLSPWNNSVAFINGIEVVSVPNGQFSSSQVMSVPLGKPLVDVPKDAALETSYRINMGGQHISSPKNDTMWRTWEPDHAFLLNAAAARTIRADPGSINYPDGVSLDIAPNWVYATAQEMADAKVSNQKFNISWAFEVEKGFSYLIRLHFCDIVSVALNRLIFNVYINNQSALDSFDISSRTKKLSSAYFVDFVTNVSMHENRILVQVGPPMLRDLPSNAILNGLEIMKMSDHRDSLDGNLPANNNAGLKSGAGKKKWMLLAICASSSGFVILVLISAAFFLYWRQIHQRKLRPQCSAWLSFPSHAGNSDSKVSVGSYDYSTAHSPGLRRILAFTEIREATRNFDKSLVLGVGGFGMVYKGVLENGNVVAVKRGNPRSKQGLTEFRTEIDMLSKLRHRHLVSLIGYCEELNEMILVYEYMAKGPLRKHLYGSNLPPLTWKQRLEICIGAAKGLHYLHNGAAESIIHRDVKTTNILLDETLTAKVADFGLSKLGPTLDQTHVSTAVKGSFGYLDPDYYRRQQLTEKSDVYSFGVVLLEVLCARPPINPALPREQVNIAEWAMSWQKKGRLEKIIDPRLRGHLNLESLRKFGETAEKCLAEYGVDRPTMGDVMWNLEYALQLQEASTQSFSSENSANYIPDMPEWLQEIRNGNGGGGEGISDQESDATSSAVFSELMDPRGR